One genomic region from Spirosoma sp. KCTC 42546 encodes:
- a CDS encoding RagB/SusD family nutrient uptake outer membrane protein, producing the protein MKSTRYIRFTTFTIALIGMVVAGCKEDFLTEKPLTTLTTDVYYSTEAGFEDLVRSCYPLLRNIHQARTLVLNGTDIFSQTGFSDPKFATLSTSALEHYDVRLNATLPDLQTLWTLLYAEIARTNTVVSRADGITTMTADAKAVRVSEAKFLRALAYFYLVQQWGDVPMPLTETVSPSKDAKRVASADVYKQILADLVDAEAKLPVTASNYGRVTKGAVQFLLSRVYLTRGWNFNNALGGSAADFDLALQYADKIIDAYPLATTYSALFPTRSENPLKQYTGAQNDKNAEIVFAVQYNSDVLTNKTDIAFTQDAAGGNNLHSVFGGSGDSYPGTKGRTTDYNRYQPIHVTNPAMYRLFDPENDSRYDLNFVEVGYALLPVAGFKPLPVVNPNLKIDIKAGDTVVYFRPWNKPAVALADRGIDLGGKKNYSVVNVEEYSGGYGFVNGSAVNVSGFPGDQPLMWKFWQPGIAYGDAFGTFNEAIFRSAEAYLIAAEAIVKGAKGGKLGGAEVYYNKVLDRALVKKGTDPQCAKSPENVKSLEAVSYRATSANITIDLILDERARELMGEYSRWFDLKRTGKLVERVKKYNPWAAKSASISDKHNLRPIPQGEIDLSYPAMPQNPGY; encoded by the coding sequence ATGAAATCAACACGATATATACGGTTTACTACATTCACCATTGCCCTGATAGGGATGGTTGTAGCCGGTTGTAAAGAGGATTTTCTAACTGAAAAACCACTGACTACCCTCACAACCGACGTTTATTATTCAACAGAGGCTGGCTTCGAGGATCTGGTCAGATCCTGTTATCCGTTGCTGCGAAATATTCACCAGGCTCGCACGCTTGTTTTAAATGGCACGGATATTTTCTCCCAGACTGGCTTTAGTGATCCCAAGTTTGCAACCCTATCAACCAGTGCGCTGGAACACTACGATGTTCGCCTGAATGCTACGTTACCCGATTTGCAAACCCTCTGGACGTTGCTCTATGCCGAAATTGCCCGCACGAATACCGTTGTCAGTCGCGCAGATGGGATCACAACCATGACGGCTGATGCCAAAGCGGTGCGCGTGTCTGAAGCCAAGTTTTTGCGGGCGTTAGCTTATTTCTACCTGGTTCAGCAATGGGGCGATGTGCCCATGCCGCTCACCGAAACAGTCAGCCCGAGCAAAGACGCAAAGCGGGTCGCTTCGGCCGATGTCTACAAACAGATTCTTGCCGACCTAGTCGACGCCGAAGCGAAACTGCCGGTTACGGCCAGTAACTACGGACGGGTCACCAAAGGCGCTGTTCAGTTTTTGCTATCTCGGGTCTATTTAACGCGTGGCTGGAATTTCAACAATGCGTTGGGTGGCTCGGCTGCCGATTTTGATCTGGCGCTTCAATATGCCGATAAAATTATCGATGCTTATCCGTTGGCAACCACCTACAGCGCCTTGTTTCCGACGCGTTCCGAAAATCCGTTGAAACAATACACGGGTGCTCAGAATGACAAAAACGCCGAAATCGTTTTTGCCGTCCAGTACAATTCCGATGTGTTGACCAACAAAACCGATATAGCGTTTACGCAGGATGCTGCTGGTGGGAACAATTTGCACTCTGTTTTCGGCGGAAGTGGCGATAGCTATCCGGGCACCAAAGGCCGTACGACGGATTACAACCGGTATCAACCCATTCACGTGACCAATCCGGCCATGTATCGCCTGTTCGACCCGGAAAATGATTCCCGTTACGATCTCAATTTTGTGGAAGTTGGGTATGCCTTATTGCCGGTAGCCGGTTTCAAACCGTTGCCCGTCGTGAACCCCAACCTTAAAATTGACATAAAAGCAGGCGATACGGTTGTCTATTTCCGTCCCTGGAACAAACCCGCCGTTGCACTAGCCGACCGGGGAATTGATCTGGGTGGCAAAAAGAATTACTCGGTTGTGAATGTTGAAGAGTATAGCGGTGGATACGGATTCGTCAACGGAAGCGCCGTAAACGTGAGCGGTTTCCCCGGCGACCAGCCTTTGATGTGGAAATTCTGGCAGCCCGGTATTGCCTATGGCGATGCATTCGGCACGTTCAACGAAGCGATTTTCCGATCAGCCGAAGCGTATTTAATTGCTGCCGAAGCCATTGTAAAAGGAGCCAAAGGCGGCAAACTAGGCGGTGCCGAAGTATATTATAACAAAGTGCTGGATCGGGCCTTGGTCAAAAAGGGAACTGATCCACAGTGCGCGAAGAGCCCGGAAAATGTTAAATCACTGGAAGCCGTATCGTATCGCGCCACATCGGCGAACATTACAATAGACCTGATTCTGGACGAACGTGCCCGCGAATTGATGGGAGAATACTCAAGATGGTTCGACCTGAAACGGACTGGCAAACTGGTTGAACGGGTAAAAAAATATAACCCCTGGGCTGCCAAAAGTGCTTCCATATCCGACAAACACAATCTGCGACCAATTCCACAAGGCGAGATCGACTTATCGTACCCCGCCATGCCGCAAAATCCTGGCTATTAA
- a CDS encoding DUF1080 domain-containing protein codes for MKLLILLAFFSLTINAQAQWKDLFNGTDLKGWVKRNGNADYKIVNKAIVGVSQMNTPNSFLCTEETYGDFVLELEVKVDPGLNSGIQIRSISDPAIMNGRVHGYQVEIDPGDRAWSGGIFDESRMGWLYPLSINPQGQKAFHVGQWNTYHIEAIGPRFRTWINGIPCANLLDSQTARGIIALQVHQIKKEEQKGLTVQWRNIRIATDNLKDAVWPGGDAIEEVNYLPNQLSDNEKRKGWRLLWDGKTSAGWRVANGDAFPKEGWAMRDGELIVLGSKKDSLRKGGDIVTDQAFTNFELELDFKVSTKGNSGVKYFVVEDRTKKPGTGAGPEFQILDDKEHPDAKEGVNGNRTTGSLYDLITAENLSEGTMARRMNPPGKWNKLRIVVKGGHVEHWLNNLKAVEYDRYSQIFRNLVSKSKYKTYPNFAQAPSGHILFQDHGDEVAFRSIKIREF; via the coding sequence ATGAAATTACTCATCTTACTTGCCTTCTTCTCTCTTACCATCAATGCCCAGGCCCAATGGAAAGACCTCTTTAATGGAACCGACTTAAAAGGCTGGGTGAAGCGCAACGGCAACGCCGACTACAAGATTGTCAATAAGGCTATTGTTGGCGTTTCGCAGATGAATACGCCCAATTCGTTCCTGTGTACCGAAGAAACCTATGGCGACTTTGTGCTGGAACTAGAGGTAAAAGTTGATCCGGGCTTAAACTCGGGCATTCAAATCAGAAGTATAAGCGACCCTGCCATTATGAATGGGCGTGTACACGGCTATCAGGTTGAAATCGATCCCGGCGACCGGGCCTGGAGTGGCGGCATTTTCGATGAATCCCGAATGGGCTGGCTGTATCCGCTATCCATCAATCCTCAGGGCCAGAAAGCGTTCCATGTTGGGCAATGGAACACGTATCATATTGAAGCCATTGGTCCCCGATTTAGAACCTGGATCAACGGAATCCCCTGCGCGAATTTACTTGACTCACAAACAGCTCGTGGGATAATTGCCCTACAGGTTCATCAAATCAAAAAGGAAGAACAAAAAGGACTTACCGTTCAGTGGCGGAACATCCGAATTGCCACCGATAACCTGAAAGATGCCGTTTGGCCAGGTGGTGATGCCATCGAAGAAGTAAACTACCTCCCCAATCAACTCTCCGACAATGAGAAGCGAAAAGGCTGGCGGTTGCTTTGGGATGGCAAAACATCCGCAGGCTGGCGAGTAGCCAACGGCGATGCCTTTCCTAAAGAAGGCTGGGCGATGCGGGATGGCGAATTGATCGTCCTGGGTTCTAAAAAAGATAGCCTGCGAAAAGGTGGAGATATTGTCACGGATCAGGCCTTCACAAACTTTGAATTAGAACTCGATTTTAAGGTATCAACGAAGGGCAACAGTGGTGTAAAATATTTCGTGGTTGAAGACCGGACCAAAAAGCCGGGCACTGGCGCAGGGCCGGAGTTCCAGATTCTGGATGACAAGGAGCACCCCGATGCCAAAGAAGGTGTAAACGGTAACCGGACAACCGGCTCGCTCTATGACCTCATCACCGCCGAAAACCTCTCGGAAGGCACGATGGCCAGACGAATGAACCCGCCGGGAAAATGGAACAAACTGCGGATTGTTGTGAAAGGTGGGCATGTTGAACATTGGCTCAATAACCTCAAAGCGGTAGAATACGACCGATATTCACAGATATTCCGCAATCTGGTATCCAAAAGCAAATACAAAACGTATCCCAATTTTGCCCAGGCACCGTCCGGCCATATCCTGTTTCAGGATCACGGCGATGAGGTAGCTTTCAGGAGTATTAAGATTCGGGAGTTTTAG
- a CDS encoding c-type cytochrome, which yields MKSINLKYSVLAFAVVIYACSVKVATKSPVATTVAATSPSQTSQPTDSLPTVAPFILTPLTPEQSQAKFIIPEGYHMELVASEPMITEPVAIAWDGNAKMYVAQMETYTQDADGTGTKDKISRVMLLEDTDNDGKMDKSSVFIKEMVLPRMLLCVNHELLVNETDTYDIYSYKDTNGDGVSDVKKAVYTVGKVAPGNLEHQRSGLVWNLDNYIYQTVDPIRFRYVNGMLRPDSLHSGSNGQWGLTFDNYGRLFFSRGGGENAGSGFQINPKYGQLEFADAYSEETFSPVWSSIQNPDVQGGLPRVRPDSTLNHFTSANGQSIFRGDRLPADLVGDYIINEPVARIIRRAKVVNRDGKTYLENVYNHKEFIASTDAFFRPVNTYSGPDGCLYIIDMNRGIIQESNWTQKGSYLRKKIDYYGLAKVNQRGRIWRLVHDGYKRGHKPALLDVPAASLLTYLDHPNGWWRDNAQKQIIVLGDKSVVPDLKLMATGKKNASALGRLHALWTLEGLTELNKEVLDVALNDTDPQIRRAAIWMSEPYIKQNDNQWIEKLGKLTADANYDVKTQLLLSLGSSKNESAKAIAQGILAQNPTNQMLASVKKSIDKNEDAKIYGAKLAGFTPAERKLITNGSEIYKSMCSPCHGGDGNGLPTKAAPALRGARHVNADKEIAIRILLHGLKGPIDGKTYPSEMASMKDNSDEWIASVLSYIRYEFVGTSMRVGKGRQSAVVQPADVKAFRDQYSAVNTAWTIDAFDSLLPAPPKN from the coding sequence ATGAAATCCATTAACCTGAAATACAGCGTACTTGCTTTCGCTGTCGTCATTTATGCCTGCTCCGTTAAAGTAGCGACAAAAAGCCCCGTTGCCACAACGGTCGCTGCGACTTCGCCCAGTCAGACTTCCCAGCCAACGGACAGTTTGCCAACGGTTGCCCCGTTTATATTAACGCCCCTCACGCCCGAACAAAGTCAGGCAAAATTCATCATTCCTGAGGGGTATCATATGGAATTGGTGGCGAGTGAGCCGATGATTACCGAACCCGTAGCCATTGCCTGGGATGGTAATGCCAAGATGTACGTGGCGCAAATGGAAACGTATACGCAGGATGCGGATGGCACAGGCACTAAAGATAAAATCAGCCGGGTTATGCTGCTGGAAGACACCGACAATGACGGTAAAATGGACAAAAGTTCGGTGTTTATCAAAGAAATGGTGTTGCCCCGCATGCTGCTTTGCGTAAACCACGAACTGCTGGTCAACGAAACCGATACCTATGATATTTACAGTTACAAAGACACGAATGGCGACGGGGTATCGGATGTAAAAAAGGCGGTTTATACCGTAGGCAAAGTGGCTCCGGGCAATCTGGAACACCAGCGAAGTGGGTTGGTCTGGAACCTCGACAATTACATCTATCAAACCGTCGACCCGATCCGGTTTCGGTACGTAAATGGTATGCTTCGACCAGATTCGCTGCACAGTGGCTCAAATGGGCAGTGGGGTTTAACGTTCGATAACTACGGGCGCTTATTCTTTAGCCGGGGAGGTGGCGAAAATGCAGGATCGGGTTTTCAGATCAATCCAAAATATGGCCAGTTAGAGTTTGCCGATGCGTACAGCGAAGAAACCTTCAGCCCGGTTTGGTCGAGTATTCAGAACCCCGATGTACAGGGAGGTTTGCCCCGCGTACGTCCAGACAGCACCCTGAACCATTTCACCTCGGCCAATGGTCAATCCATTTTTCGGGGAGACCGTCTCCCGGCCGATCTGGTGGGTGATTATATCATCAATGAACCCGTTGCACGGATCATCCGGCGGGCCAAAGTTGTCAATCGGGACGGTAAAACGTACCTGGAGAATGTGTATAACCACAAAGAGTTTATTGCCAGTACCGATGCTTTTTTCAGACCCGTTAATACCTACTCAGGGCCCGATGGCTGCCTGTACATTATCGATATGAACCGGGGAATCATTCAGGAATCCAACTGGACCCAGAAAGGAAGTTATCTGCGAAAAAAAATTGATTATTACGGACTGGCCAAGGTGAATCAACGCGGCAGAATCTGGCGATTGGTGCATGATGGCTATAAGCGTGGCCACAAACCTGCCTTACTCGATGTTCCGGCGGCTAGTCTGCTTACGTATTTAGACCATCCAAACGGCTGGTGGCGCGATAACGCCCAAAAGCAGATCATCGTTTTAGGCGACAAATCGGTTGTGCCTGACTTGAAATTGATGGCGACGGGCAAGAAAAATGCATCTGCTCTGGGGCGATTACATGCTTTATGGACACTCGAAGGCTTGACCGAACTCAATAAAGAAGTCCTTGATGTTGCACTCAACGATACCGATCCACAAATCCGGCGGGCAGCTATCTGGATGAGCGAGCCGTATATCAAACAGAATGATAATCAATGGATTGAGAAGCTAGGCAAACTAACCGCCGATGCGAATTACGATGTAAAAACGCAACTGCTGTTATCGCTGGGATCAAGTAAGAACGAATCAGCCAAGGCGATTGCACAGGGAATTTTAGCACAGAACCCAACCAATCAAATGCTGGCGAGTGTGAAAAAGAGCATCGATAAAAATGAAGATGCCAAAATCTACGGGGCGAAACTGGCGGGCTTCACCCCTGCCGAACGGAAACTGATTACGAACGGGAGCGAAATTTATAAGTCCATGTGTTCGCCCTGTCACGGTGGCGATGGCAACGGACTTCCTACCAAGGCAGCCCCCGCACTGCGTGGAGCAAGACACGTAAACGCCGATAAAGAGATCGCGATCCGAATCCTATTGCACGGATTGAAAGGCCCCATCGACGGCAAAACGTATCCGAGCGAAATGGCTTCCATGAAAGATAACTCCGATGAATGGATCGCTTCAGTGCTGAGCTACATCCGGTATGAATTTGTGGGCACGTCGATGCGGGTCGGCAAAGGCCGTCAATCGGCAGTGGTGCAACCAGCCGATGTAAAAGCATTTCGAGATCAGTATTCAGCCGTCAATACGGCCTGGACAATCGATGCGTTTGACAGCCTGCTTCCTGCTCCCCCTAAAAATTAA
- a CDS encoding GH92 family glycosyl hydrolase, protein MKTAFFSSIILAVIGITSQVVLAQSALKQPVDLVNPLVDAANSRWFFFNSATRPFGMVNLSPDNAIDADWNAGYRYEKDSIKCFSHVHGWQLSGIPVLPTTGEFKGHLGSNQYGSRFSHAKEVIKAGYHKVVLDAYDITAELTSTTRVGFHKYTFPKSDKSQILFDFSTFLGPSDTEKGHVKKVSNRELEGYAIMAPTVRRPKTLTVYFVAAFDKPFESFNGWRKGKLEELTNEIDGARTGAYVSFKTKAGDVRKMKVAISYVSAEQARLNLNTELPHWDFERTVQESRTDWNNWLSRIEVEGGNETEQSRFYTDLWHALQGRRIVSDVNGKYSDMTGPKQRIGQIPLDANGKPKFNHHNSDSFWGAQWTINTLWHLVYPEITESFVNSMVMMYQDGGLIPRGPAGGNYTYVMTGAATTPFIVSAYLKGIKGFDIAKAYEGLRKNHFPGGMMSKAGYEHNTFKGGGIEYYIERGYVPHPLSKTRYGFHQDGSTQTLEYTYQDYTLAQMAKMLGKADDYALFMKRAENYKNIWNPEIGWMWNRTLDGKWAEPVDILRYDNGWEEGNAAQFTWFVPHDIQGLINLMGGREAFTTKLNGSLEKAQQHDFVSGKSHDKETLEELRRVYINYGNQPSIQTAFLFNYSGAPWLTQYWSRQVVEKVYSGISPKYGYSGDEDQGLMGSLSVLMKTGIFSTNGGTTAKPFYEISSPIFNKITIHLNPAYYKGKQFVIDARNNSPQNLYIQSAQLNGKALNQPWVSHETVVNGGTLTLQMGDKPNKSWGSKPEDAPESMSSK, encoded by the coding sequence ATGAAAACCGCTTTCTTCTCATCAATCATTTTAGCCGTAATCGGGATTACTTCTCAGGTTGTTTTAGCACAGTCCGCGCTGAAACAACCCGTCGATCTGGTGAACCCACTGGTCGATGCGGCCAACTCGCGCTGGTTCTTTTTCAACTCAGCGACCCGCCCATTTGGCATGGTCAATTTAAGCCCCGATAACGCGATCGATGCAGACTGGAATGCGGGCTATCGGTACGAAAAAGACAGTATAAAGTGTTTCAGCCATGTTCACGGCTGGCAACTGTCGGGCATTCCGGTATTGCCTACAACTGGCGAGTTCAAGGGTCATTTGGGGTCAAATCAGTACGGTTCCAGATTCAGTCATGCCAAAGAAGTAATTAAAGCGGGCTACCATAAAGTTGTTTTGGATGCGTACGACATAACGGCTGAATTAACCTCGACCACCCGCGTTGGTTTTCACAAATACACCTTCCCGAAGTCGGACAAAAGCCAAATTCTGTTTGATTTTTCGACCTTTTTAGGGCCATCGGATACGGAGAAAGGCCACGTAAAAAAAGTGAGCAATCGAGAGCTGGAGGGCTACGCCATTATGGCGCCAACGGTTCGTCGGCCCAAAACCCTGACAGTCTATTTCGTGGCTGCGTTCGATAAACCATTCGAGTCATTCAACGGCTGGCGAAAAGGCAAACTGGAAGAACTCACGAATGAAATTGATGGTGCGCGTACCGGCGCTTACGTCAGTTTCAAAACCAAAGCGGGCGACGTACGAAAAATGAAAGTGGCCATTTCGTACGTTAGTGCGGAGCAGGCACGACTCAATCTCAACACCGAATTACCACACTGGGATTTTGAGCGCACCGTTCAGGAAAGCCGGACGGACTGGAACAACTGGTTGAGTCGCATTGAAGTAGAAGGCGGCAACGAAACCGAACAGAGTCGTTTCTATACCGACTTATGGCATGCCCTCCAGGGACGACGTATAGTGTCGGACGTTAACGGAAAATACTCTGATATGACAGGCCCGAAACAGCGCATCGGCCAGATACCGCTTGACGCTAATGGAAAGCCTAAATTCAATCATCACAATTCGGATTCGTTCTGGGGTGCACAGTGGACCATCAATACGCTTTGGCATCTGGTATATCCCGAAATCACCGAATCATTCGTCAATTCGATGGTGATGATGTACCAGGATGGCGGGCTTATTCCACGAGGCCCGGCGGGTGGCAATTATACCTACGTCATGACCGGCGCGGCTACAACCCCATTCATTGTCAGCGCTTACCTCAAGGGAATCAAGGGGTTCGATATTGCCAAAGCGTACGAAGGTCTGCGAAAAAATCATTTCCCCGGCGGCATGATGAGCAAGGCGGGTTATGAACACAATACATTCAAAGGGGGTGGTATCGAATACTACATAGAGCGGGGCTATGTGCCGCATCCGTTGAGCAAAACCCGCTATGGCTTCCATCAGGACGGTTCAACCCAAACGCTGGAGTATACCTATCAGGATTATACGCTGGCGCAGATGGCCAAAATGCTGGGCAAGGCCGACGATTACGCCCTGTTTATGAAGCGGGCCGAAAACTACAAAAACATCTGGAACCCGGAAATAGGCTGGATGTGGAACCGAACCCTGGACGGGAAATGGGCCGAACCCGTCGATATTTTACGGTACGACAACGGCTGGGAAGAAGGCAATGCCGCCCAGTTTACGTGGTTTGTCCCCCATGATATTCAGGGCTTGATCAACTTGATGGGCGGTCGGGAAGCGTTCACAACCAAGCTAAACGGTTCGCTTGAGAAAGCCCAGCAGCACGATTTCGTGTCAGGGAAATCGCACGACAAAGAGACACTGGAAGAATTACGACGGGTGTACATCAACTATGGTAATCAGCCGAGCATTCAGACGGCCTTTTTGTTCAACTATTCGGGAGCGCCCTGGCTCACCCAATATTGGTCGCGGCAAGTGGTTGAGAAAGTATACAGCGGCATTTCGCCCAAGTACGGCTATAGCGGAGACGAAGACCAGGGGCTTATGGGCAGCTTGTCAGTTTTAATGAAAACAGGCATTTTCTCGACCAATGGCGGCACAACAGCGAAACCATTTTATGAAATCAGCAGCCCCATTTTCAACAAGATCACCATTCACCTAAACCCTGCCTATTACAAAGGGAAGCAGTTTGTGATCGATGCCAGAAACAACTCGCCCCAGAACCTATACATCCAGTCGGCGCAATTGAATGGCAAGGCTCTCAACCAACCGTGGGTGTCGCACGAAACCGTCGTCAACGGGGGAACACTAACCCTGCAAATGGGCGACAAACCAAACAAATCGTGGGGTAGCAAGCCCGAAGATGCTCCTGAGTCGATGTCGTCGAAGTAG
- a CDS encoding NPCBM/NEW2 domain-containing protein: MIKLRGLLFALICGIGAKTYAQKTTAIWLDDLTIKSFSEGIPAVLGKTNAAGDSMLMNRQYFNHGVGVNATSILAFYLDGKAAGFTALVGVDDKGNKELPHTFYVIGDRKILFDSGEMKLGDTPKKVSIDLTGIKRLGLLVKVNDEGRTKVYSNWANAQFVMLDNHRPTTIPNSDEKYILTPTSPKTPRINSATIFGATPNNPFLYTIATTGERPMQFSASGLPKGLSLDEKTGIISGKVAQRGTYVATLNAKNALGEATKKLTIKIGDTIALTPPIGWNGWNSWARNIDQEKVIASADAMVKMGLRDHGWTYINIDDAWQGKRGGKFNAIQPNEKFPKFGDMVAYIQGLGLKVGVYSTPMITSYAGYIGGSSNFENGQLTDSIVANKRAFRYVGKYRFETNDARQLADWGIDYLKYDWRIEVPSAERMSVALKQSGRDILYSISNSAPFANVKDWARLTNSYRTGPDIRDSWNSLFVSAFTLDKWAPYGGPGHWNDPDMMIVGNVTTGTQLHPTRLTPDEQYSHVSLFSLLAAPLLIGCPIEQLDPFTLNLLTNDEVIAIDQDPLGKSARLVMDEKGIQIWLKPLEDGSYAVGLFNVGDFGKTPESYFRWGDEATKSFTFNFTKIGLSGKYRLRDVWRQKDVGTFTGSFKTDIRHHGVVLLRMFPGKQPKISQKHD, encoded by the coding sequence ATGATTAAGTTGAGAGGGCTTCTATTTGCATTGATTTGCGGCATAGGTGCAAAGACGTACGCCCAAAAGACTACGGCGATCTGGCTGGACGATCTGACGATTAAATCGTTTTCGGAGGGTATTCCAGCGGTGCTGGGCAAGACAAATGCTGCTGGTGATTCGATGCTCATGAACCGACAGTATTTTAACCACGGCGTGGGCGTAAATGCCACCAGCATACTTGCGTTTTATCTGGATGGGAAAGCCGCCGGATTTACCGCTCTGGTAGGCGTCGATGATAAGGGAAATAAGGAGTTACCCCATACATTTTACGTAATCGGCGACCGGAAAATTCTGTTCGACAGTGGGGAAATGAAGCTGGGCGATACACCAAAAAAAGTGAGTATCGATCTGACGGGCATCAAGCGGTTAGGGCTTTTAGTAAAGGTGAATGACGAAGGCCGAACTAAAGTTTATTCCAACTGGGCCAACGCGCAGTTCGTTATGCTGGACAATCATCGGCCCACCACCATTCCTAACTCAGATGAGAAGTATATTCTGACGCCAACTTCGCCCAAAACACCAAGAATTAACTCGGCCACCATTTTTGGCGCTACGCCCAACAATCCCTTTCTATACACCATCGCAACAACGGGCGAGCGTCCGATGCAATTTTCAGCCAGCGGGCTTCCGAAAGGGCTTTCGCTGGACGAAAAAACGGGTATCATTTCGGGGAAGGTAGCGCAACGAGGTACGTATGTGGCAACGTTGAACGCTAAAAATGCACTGGGAGAAGCTACTAAAAAACTAACGATTAAGATTGGTGATACCATTGCCCTTACGCCCCCAATCGGGTGGAATGGCTGGAACTCCTGGGCTCGAAACATCGATCAGGAAAAAGTAATTGCCTCGGCCGATGCCATGGTGAAAATGGGCTTACGCGACCACGGCTGGACCTACATCAACATCGACGACGCCTGGCAGGGCAAACGGGGTGGTAAATTCAACGCCATTCAACCCAACGAAAAGTTTCCGAAGTTCGGAGACATGGTGGCTTATATTCAAGGCCTGGGTTTGAAAGTCGGGGTTTACTCAACGCCTATGATTACGAGTTACGCGGGTTATATCGGTGGCTCGTCTAATTTCGAAAACGGCCAGTTAACCGATTCCATTGTGGCCAACAAACGTGCGTTTCGCTACGTTGGGAAATACCGTTTTGAAACCAACGACGCTCGTCAACTAGCCGATTGGGGTATCGACTACCTCAAATACGATTGGCGAATCGAGGTTCCGTCAGCCGAGCGTATGTCGGTAGCGTTGAAGCAATCGGGGCGCGATATATTATACAGTATTTCCAACTCGGCCCCGTTTGCCAACGTTAAAGACTGGGCACGGCTAACCAATTCGTACCGCACCGGCCCCGACATTCGAGACAGTTGGAACAGCCTGTTCGTCTCTGCTTTTACGCTCGATAAATGGGCACCCTACGGCGGTCCCGGTCACTGGAACGATCCCGACATGATGATTGTGGGCAACGTTACTACCGGCACCCAACTTCACCCCACCCGACTAACCCCCGATGAGCAATACAGCCACGTAAGCCTGTTCAGTCTGTTAGCCGCACCCTTGCTCATTGGTTGCCCTATTGAACAACTCGACCCGTTCACCCTGAATTTGCTCACCAACGACGAAGTGATTGCTATCGATCAGGACCCGCTAGGCAAATCGGCACGGCTCGTAATGGACGAAAAGGGTATTCAAATCTGGCTTAAACCACTGGAAGACGGATCGTATGCCGTAGGGCTATTCAACGTAGGTGATTTCGGCAAAACACCGGAATCGTATTTTCGGTGGGGCGACGAAGCAACAAAATCGTTCACTTTTAACTTTACCAAAATCGGTTTGTCAGGCAAATACAGGCTTCGCGATGTGTGGCGGCAGAAAGACGTTGGTACCTTTACAGGCTCATTCAAAACGGACATACGGCATCACGGCGTTGTACTACTGCGGATGTTTCCGGGAAAACAACCTAAAATCAGTCAGAAACATGACTAA